A genomic segment from Chloroflexota bacterium encodes:
- a CDS encoding response regulator: MPRRLGPRSRRVYEEIRRKIIDEVWPPGQQLPSHAELSVAFGVAPMTLRHALTALADDGFISLQHGRGTFVQTGPSTEVLVVDDEAAVRTLLREHIKDCGCGVIEANGPEAGIAALERNPRIGLVLSDVRMPSTTDGVEFIRTVSKRWPNLPIAAVTAFPEDLRDLHGRPECPVLIVTKPFQRHHIESVIEHAGLLGRGRAENRRQAISGRHPHKVLVVDDDPDVRQLLRGYIERFGYDVSEASTGGQALLALREHPFSHIFLDVRMPGGGPELAATIAEANPSTAVVIVTAFPEDVIRLGGAFTVLTKPFDREGVRASLELRRSPMPATSMV, encoded by the coding sequence GTGCCTCGTCGATTGGGGCCTCGATCCCGGCGAGTCTACGAAGAGATCCGCCGCAAGATCATCGATGAGGTGTGGCCGCCTGGCCAACAGCTCCCGAGCCATGCCGAGCTGAGCGTCGCCTTCGGGGTGGCTCCGATGACCCTCCGCCATGCGCTGACGGCCCTTGCCGACGACGGGTTCATCTCGCTCCAGCATGGACGGGGCACCTTCGTTCAAACCGGACCAAGTACCGAAGTCCTCGTGGTCGACGATGAGGCCGCGGTCCGTACGCTCCTCCGGGAGCACATCAAAGATTGTGGCTGCGGCGTCATTGAAGCCAATGGACCCGAAGCAGGCATCGCAGCCCTCGAGAGGAACCCCCGGATCGGCCTCGTCCTGAGCGACGTACGAATGCCGTCCACAACGGACGGCGTGGAATTCATTCGCACTGTGAGCAAGCGGTGGCCTAACCTGCCTATCGCCGCGGTGACCGCGTTCCCTGAGGATCTCAGAGACCTCCATGGACGCCCGGAGTGTCCGGTGCTGATCGTGACGAAGCCCTTTCAGCGTCACCACATCGAGTCCGTCATCGAGCATGCCGGCCTCCTCGGTCGCGGGCGAGCGGAGAATCGGCGGCAGGCGATCTCCGGTCGCCATCCCCACAAGGTGCTGGTGGTGGATGACGACCCAGACGTCCGTCAGCTCCTGCGGGGGTATATCGAGCGCTTCGGATACGACGTGTCGGAGGCGTCGACCGGAGGGCAAGCATTGCTCGCGTTACGGGAGCATCCCTTCAGCCACATCTTTCTCGACGTGCGCATGCCGGGAGGCGGCCCCGAGCTGGCAGCTACGATTGCTGAAGCCAACCCGTCTACGGCCGTCGTCATCGTCACGGCATTTCCCGAGGACGTCATCCGTCTCGGGGGGGCTTTTACCGTGCTCACGAAGCCGTTCGACCGCGAAGGCGTCCGCGCGTCGCTCGAGCTGCGCCGCTCTCCGATGCCAGCGACTTCCATGGTATGA
- the queG gene encoding tRNA epoxyqueuosine(34) reductase QueG, with product MAAKETLADVIRARAMALGFDLVGFAAAGPFAREAELVLASLRDGRLEGMRWFSPDRVRLSCDPERLLPGAQSIIALGVAYAQKPPALVPDGRRGRVARYAWGRDYHDVIRPKLRTLADTIVAETGPATRCRWFVDTGPFVDRAAAERAGLGFIGKNTCVLTGQHGSLVFLSAILTTAHLEPDPVGARDCGSCRLCLDACPTGALTDAFRMDATRCISYLTIEHRGWIPRELRPQMGDWVFGCDVCQDVCPWNRARSASSHEEFAPDVGAGETLDLPGLLRLDDRAFRDRFRGTPLTRPKRRGILRNAAIALGNARDPSAAPALIEALCDPDPVVRGHAAWALGQIQPLADDARTALDRALAVETDTDARAEIEAALGSAGPRGRG from the coding sequence GTGGCGGCAAAAGAGACGCTCGCGGACGTGATTCGGGCGCGGGCGATGGCGCTGGGATTCGACCTGGTCGGCTTTGCCGCGGCCGGCCCGTTCGCGCGGGAGGCCGAGCTCGTGCTGGCGAGCCTGCGGGATGGGCGGCTCGAAGGGATGCGCTGGTTCAGTCCAGACCGGGTGCGCCTCTCGTGCGACCCGGAGCGGCTGCTGCCCGGTGCGCAGAGCATCATCGCGCTCGGCGTGGCATACGCACAAAAGCCGCCAGCGCTCGTACCCGACGGGCGTCGGGGCAGGGTGGCGCGCTACGCCTGGGGGCGCGACTATCACGACGTGATCCGGCCGAAGCTTCGGACCCTCGCGGACACCATCGTCGCCGAGACCGGTCCCGCCACGCGGTGCCGTTGGTTCGTGGATACGGGTCCGTTCGTCGATCGCGCTGCGGCCGAACGGGCGGGGCTGGGGTTCATCGGCAAGAACACGTGTGTGCTCACCGGGCAGCACGGTTCCCTCGTCTTCTTGTCGGCGATCCTCACGACCGCGCACCTGGAGCCAGATCCCGTGGGCGCCCGTGACTGCGGCTCCTGCCGACTCTGCCTCGACGCGTGCCCGACCGGTGCGCTCACCGATGCCTTTCGCATGGACGCGACGCGGTGCATCTCCTACCTGACCATCGAACATCGCGGGTGGATTCCCAGGGAGCTGCGGCCCCAGATGGGCGACTGGGTCTTCGGGTGCGACGTCTGCCAGGACGTCTGCCCGTGGAATCGGGCCCGGTCGGCCTCGTCGCACGAAGAATTTGCGCCGGATGTTGGCGCGGGCGAGACGCTGGACCTTCCCGGGCTGCTCCGCCTCGACGACCGCGCGTTTCGCGATCGATTCCGCGGCACACCCCTCACGAGACCGAAGCGTCGTGGGATCCTCAGGAACGCCGCGATCGCGCTCGGGAACGCCCGGGACCCGAGCGCGGCGCCGGCGCTGATCGAGGCGCTATGCGACCCCGACCCCGTCGTGCGCGGGCACGCCGCGTGGGCGCTGGGGCAGATTCAGCCGCTGGCGGATGACGCGCGCACGGCGCTCGATCGCGCGCTCGCCGTCGAGACCGACACGGATGCGCGGGCAGAGATCGAGGCCGCGCTGGGTTCAGCTGGCCCGCGCGGCCGCGGCTAA
- a CDS encoding EVE domain-containing protein, with protein MPTCWCLVTSPDNIAKTRERNFTIQGIKKGHRKKAEKMQPGDRVVLYATGLQAFAFTATITSRYFEDHTPIWTSDKPGEDYPFRFSIKPDVVLDEDDYVPARLLVEQMEYARKWPPQHWRLAFQGNVHVLPETDFALIEETMAQGAREPSTP; from the coding sequence ATGCCGACATGCTGGTGTCTCGTCACCTCACCGGACAACATCGCCAAAACGCGCGAACGAAACTTCACGATCCAGGGGATCAAAAAGGGCCATCGGAAGAAGGCGGAGAAGATGCAGCCGGGCGACCGCGTCGTCCTCTACGCGACGGGTCTGCAGGCATTCGCCTTCACCGCCACCATTACCTCCCGCTATTTCGAGGACCACACGCCCATCTGGACCAGCGACAAGCCCGGGGAAGACTATCCGTTTCGGTTCTCCATCAAGCCGGACGTCGTCCTCGACGAGGACGACTACGTCCCAGCGCGGCTCCTCGTCGAGCAGATGGAATATGCGCGGAAGTGGCCGCCTCAGCACTGGCGGCTCGCCTTCCAAGGGAACGTGCACGTCCTGCCCGAGACGGACTTCGCCCTCATCGAGGAGACGATGGCGCAGGGCGCCCGGGAGCCGTCGACCCCCTGA
- a CDS encoding threonine/serine dehydratase, with product MTDASHDRLTAEYVREVWASLGSIVMPTLLLHSSALDEAVGAHVTLACETFQRTGSFKFRGAYNLLRSVSAERIVSASSGNFGQAVALAARMLGKHCTVVMPNTSARVKIEAVRRNCAEVDLIDTATVRRLDRVQEVMEQQPGSFYAPAFDDLRVVAGNSSLGRDVLAQVADLGALLVPVGGGGLISGIVTARDVLGSRTRIVGAEPAIANDAARSFRSGTLIANDEEPPTIADGARTLSLGAVTWPIVQRGVDEIVEVPEATIAHATRLLFRTANVKAEPTGALALGAALVCRERFAGQRIGCIVSGGNVDADVYAAILREEL from the coding sequence GTGACCGATGCCAGCCACGATCGCCTGACGGCCGAATACGTTCGCGAGGTCTGGGCGAGCCTTGGGTCCATCGTCATGCCGACGCTGCTGCTCCACAGTAGCGCCCTCGACGAGGCGGTCGGCGCCCACGTAACGCTGGCCTGCGAGACCTTTCAGCGAACCGGCTCGTTCAAGTTCCGCGGCGCCTACAATCTCCTGCGGAGCGTGTCCGCCGAGCGGATCGTGAGCGCGTCCTCCGGAAACTTCGGCCAGGCGGTGGCCCTCGCCGCGCGGATGCTGGGAAAGCACTGCACCGTCGTGATGCCCAACACCTCCGCTCGCGTCAAGATCGAGGCCGTGCGCCGAAACTGCGCCGAGGTCGATCTCATCGATACGGCCACGGTGCGTCGCCTGGACCGCGTACAGGAGGTCATGGAGCAGCAGCCGGGTAGCTTCTACGCGCCAGCCTTCGACGACCTCCGCGTCGTGGCGGGGAACTCATCCCTCGGGCGGGACGTGCTGGCGCAGGTCGCCGACCTGGGTGCGCTACTCGTGCCGGTCGGCGGTGGGGGGCTGATCTCCGGCATTGTGACGGCGCGCGACGTGCTGGGGAGCCGAACGCGAATCGTGGGCGCTGAGCCGGCCATCGCCAACGATGCTGCCCGGTCCTTCAGATCCGGAACGCTGATCGCAAACGACGAGGAGCCGCCCACCATCGCCGACGGGGCGCGCACCCTCTCGCTGGGGGCCGTCACATGGCCCATCGTTCAACGGGGCGTCGACGAGATCGTCGAGGTACCCGAGGCGACGATCGCCCACGCCACGCGCCTGCTGTTTCGCACCGCCAACGTGAAGGCGGAGCCGACCGGCGCGCTTGCGCTCGGGGCGGCGCTGGTGTGCCGCGAGCGATTCGCGGGGCAGAGGATCGGGTGCATCGTGAGCGGCGGCAACGTCGACGCGGACGTCTACGCGGCGATTCTCCGCGAAGAGCTGTAA
- a CDS encoding RidA family protein, protein MEAEQRLAALGLQLPEAPEAIANYVGAVRTGNLLFLSGRGPRRDGKFVSIGKLGQEITIEQGYEAAQLTMLNLLATLKSELGDLDRVSRVVKLTGMVNAVPTFTDHPQVINGASDLLVRVFGDKGRHARAAFGVGSLPLNTSVEIEMVVEVA, encoded by the coding sequence GTGGAAGCGGAGCAGCGGCTCGCAGCGCTCGGACTTCAATTGCCGGAGGCCCCGGAGGCCATTGCGAACTACGTCGGGGCGGTGCGAACGGGCAATCTGCTGTTCTTATCTGGACGCGGACCGCGGCGCGATGGCAAATTCGTCTCCATCGGCAAGCTGGGGCAGGAGATCACGATCGAGCAGGGATATGAGGCGGCCCAGCTCACGATGCTGAACCTCCTGGCGACCCTGAAGTCTGAGCTGGGGGACCTCGATCGAGTCAGCCGAGTCGTCAAGCTGACCGGAATGGTGAATGCCGTTCCCACCTTCACCGACCACCCGCAGGTGATCAACGGCGCCTCGGACCTCCTCGTCAGGGTCTTTGGCGACAAAGGCCGGCACGCGCGAGCGGCGTTCGGCGTTGGCTCGCTCCCGCTGAATACGTCGGTCGAGATTGAGATGGTGGTCGAGGTCGCATAG
- a CDS encoding (Fe-S)-binding protein: MEHHRIPTPPVYHGEPHFRGGDAPDYDNLLSCVKCAACSAVCPTYATDAIEVQSPRGRVQLMRAVDEGQIDLSAVVAEHMYHCLDCRACQSVCPSGVRVGEQVVRMRAVIERGRRQPWPKRFVLSQVMTRPDWLEAAVWPLRLYQWLGIQWLVRRSGLVRLLPRSLRSMERLLPPLPRTPLRRALPEVTPAVGERRYRVGFFLGCVMSLVFAKTSARTVRILSENGCEVVLPKAQKCCGAPHAGEGDVDTLKRLARHNVELFERYSVDYVVADCAACSAQTKEYAELLRDDPEFSARAESFSRRVRDVTEFLAAIPLREPLAEVRKKVTYHEACHLCHAQGVSRQPRTVMAGIPGLSLVEMREASWCCGSAGVYNLTHPERAEQILDRKLRNVAATGAEAVAAANPGCLLQLIAGARERGLDVAVVHPVDLLAEAYETPKSLGP, encoded by the coding sequence GTGGAGCACCACCGCATCCCGACGCCGCCGGTCTATCACGGTGAGCCGCACTTTCGCGGCGGCGACGCTCCCGACTACGACAACCTGCTCTCATGCGTGAAGTGCGCGGCATGCTCGGCCGTGTGTCCCACGTATGCCACGGACGCTATTGAGGTGCAGTCCCCGCGTGGTCGGGTCCAGCTCATGCGCGCCGTCGACGAGGGGCAGATTGACCTGAGCGCCGTCGTGGCCGAGCACATGTATCACTGCCTCGATTGCCGCGCCTGCCAGAGCGTGTGCCCCTCCGGCGTGCGCGTGGGCGAGCAGGTCGTGCGCATGCGCGCGGTGATCGAGCGCGGCCGGCGGCAACCCTGGCCGAAGCGGTTCGTCCTCAGTCAGGTGATGACCCGCCCCGACTGGCTCGAGGCGGCGGTCTGGCCGCTGCGACTCTACCAGTGGCTTGGGATCCAGTGGCTCGTCCGCCGATCCGGGCTGGTCCGGCTCTTGCCGCGAAGCCTGCGATCGATGGAGCGCCTGTTGCCGCCGCTCCCGCGAACCCCGCTGCGGCGCGCGCTGCCCGAGGTTACTCCGGCCGTGGGCGAGCGCCGCTACCGCGTCGGCTTCTTTCTCGGGTGCGTCATGAGCCTCGTGTTCGCCAAGACGAGCGCGCGCACCGTTCGGATCCTCTCGGAGAATGGGTGCGAGGTCGTGCTGCCGAAGGCGCAGAAGTGCTGCGGCGCCCCGCACGCGGGGGAGGGCGACGTCGACACCCTCAAGCGGCTGGCGCGCCACAACGTCGAGCTTTTCGAGCGCTACTCCGTCGACTACGTGGTCGCCGACTGCGCGGCGTGCTCCGCGCAAACCAAGGAGTACGCGGAGCTGCTCCGCGACGATCCGGAGTTCTCGGCCCGTGCGGAGTCTTTTAGCCGCCGCGTTCGCGACGTGACCGAATTTCTCGCCGCGATCCCGCTGCGCGAGCCCCTGGCCGAGGTCCGGAAGAAGGTGACCTATCACGAGGCGTGCCACCTCTGCCACGCGCAGGGGGTCTCGCGGCAGCCGCGCACCGTCATGGCCGGCATCCCGGGTCTGTCCCTCGTCGAGATGCGTGAGGCGAGTTGGTGCTGCGGCAGCGCGGGCGTCTACAACCTGACGCATCCGGAGCGGGCCGAGCAGATCCTGGATCGCAAGCTTCGGAACGTCGCGGCCACCGGTGCCGAGGCTGTGGCCGCGGCGAATCCGGGGTGCCTCCTGCAGCTCATCGCGGGCGCCCGCGAGCGCGGGCTCGACGTCGCGGTCGTGCACCCGGTGGATCTGCTGGCCGAGGCCTACGAGACCCCGAAGTCGCTGGGTCCTTAG
- a CDS encoding FAD-linked oxidase C-terminal domain-containing protein: MAGDVERAHRALEQALAPDRVTMAPEDMVVYSYDGTWIVGRPQIAVTPLNAEEVAATVRVARDEGIPIVPRGAASGLAGGSVPLFGGIVVNMTRMNSILDIDRVNMTVVTQPGVVTATLQAAVEREGLFYPPDPASLKQSTIGGNLSTSAGGPRCLKYGTTRDYALGLQVVLPSGEIMRTGARTAKNSSGYDLTHLFVGSEGTLGLITEGTLRLIPVPRARRTVMADFADVSAAANSVTDVLGAGIVPCAMELMDRTTLTLVEEYLKAGINTNAGALILIEIDGDEEVVPRQADEVAAICNERAISVRLARDAAEADGLWNARRSVAAAFGQLRPNRLGEDIAVPRSKIPEAVERIRDIGAEHDVTIAIFGHAGDGNLHPNLLVDLRDEDETRRTLAAADEIFRLAIEMGGVISGEHGIGIMKREYLVENLDPLALATMRGIKQLLDPTNIMNPGKVLAPL; encoded by the coding sequence ATGGCCGGCGACGTCGAGCGCGCCCACCGTGCACTCGAGCAGGCGCTCGCACCCGACCGGGTGACGATGGCGCCAGAGGACATGGTGGTCTATTCGTACGATGGAACCTGGATCGTCGGGCGGCCGCAGATCGCCGTCACGCCTCTCAATGCCGAGGAAGTTGCCGCGACCGTGCGCGTCGCCCGGGACGAGGGGATCCCCATCGTACCCCGGGGCGCGGCGAGCGGGCTCGCGGGCGGCTCGGTCCCCCTCTTCGGCGGCATCGTGGTCAACATGACGCGGATGAACAGCATTCTCGACATCGACCGGGTGAACATGACCGTCGTCACGCAGCCGGGCGTGGTCACCGCCACCCTCCAGGCGGCGGTCGAGCGGGAGGGTCTCTTCTACCCGCCCGACCCGGCGAGCCTGAAGCAGTCCACCATCGGGGGCAACCTCTCGACGTCCGCCGGCGGTCCGCGCTGCCTGAAGTATGGAACGACCCGCGACTATGCGCTCGGCCTCCAGGTCGTGCTCCCCAGCGGAGAGATCATGCGAACCGGCGCGCGTACCGCGAAGAATTCCAGCGGGTACGACCTGACCCACCTCTTCGTGGGATCTGAGGGGACGCTCGGCCTCATCACCGAGGGCACCCTCAGACTCATCCCCGTGCCGCGCGCCCGGCGTACGGTGATGGCGGACTTCGCAGACGTCTCCGCGGCTGCCAACAGCGTGACGGACGTGCTGGGGGCGGGCATCGTCCCGTGCGCGATGGAGCTGATGGACCGAACGACCCTGACCCTCGTCGAGGAGTACCTGAAGGCAGGGATCAACACGAACGCGGGCGCCCTGATTCTCATCGAGATCGATGGGGACGAGGAGGTGGTGCCGCGACAGGCCGACGAAGTGGCGGCCATCTGCAATGAACGAGCGATCAGCGTGCGGCTCGCCCGCGACGCCGCCGAGGCGGACGGTCTCTGGAACGCCAGGCGCTCCGTGGCCGCCGCGTTCGGCCAGCTGCGGCCGAATCGCCTGGGCGAGGACATCGCCGTCCCGCGCAGCAAGATCCCTGAGGCCGTCGAGCGCATTCGCGACATTGGCGCCGAGCACGACGTGACCATCGCTATTTTCGGGCACGCCGGCGACGGCAATCTTCACCCGAACCTCCTCGTCGATCTCCGAGACGAGGACGAGACGAGGCGAACGCTCGCGGCCGCTGACGAGATCTTCCGTCTCGCTATCGAGATGGGAGGTGTGATCTCGGGCGAGCACGGCATCGGCATCATGAAGCGGGAGTATCTCGTCGAGAACCTCGATCCCCTCGCCCTGGCGACGATGCGGGGCATCAAACAGCTCCTCGATCCAACGAACATCATGAACCCGGGCAAGGTCCTGGCTCCACTGTGA
- a CDS encoding VOC family protein, producing the protein MSAKLKHMAIVSNDFQRLGAFYATLFGMRMAETQAARAVTVSDGYVGLNINPRKAGRQAGLDHFGFEVESVDEIASRLRDDFPTVELLKRPSNRPFAGISTHDPLGNVFDLSQEGMENRGGLYAEKIDARNPRRISHLQLRTVDPALLARFYAEVFDLTPLPRDPDDPTYSLTDGTVTLVVAPWKISDFAGTGIERPALDHIGFEVESLAQFERDLDAMVAENPGLAPSPLHGYAEGEVRYELFARCRHGSFHLADPDGVLIDVSERSDLPHAR; encoded by the coding sequence GTGTCCGCCAAACTGAAGCACATGGCGATCGTCAGCAACGATTTCCAGCGACTCGGCGCCTTCTATGCGACCCTGTTCGGCATGCGCATGGCCGAGACGCAGGCGGCGCGGGCCGTCACCGTTTCGGACGGCTACGTGGGGCTGAACATCAACCCGCGCAAAGCCGGACGCCAGGCAGGGCTGGACCATTTCGGATTCGAGGTGGAGAGCGTCGATGAGATTGCGTCGCGCCTCAGAGACGACTTTCCGACCGTCGAGCTGTTGAAGCGGCCCAGCAATCGGCCATTCGCCGGCATCAGCACGCATGACCCCCTCGGCAACGTGTTCGACCTGTCCCAGGAGGGAATGGAGAACCGCGGCGGGCTCTATGCCGAGAAGATCGACGCGCGAAATCCTCGCCGAATCAGCCACCTTCAGCTTCGCACGGTGGACCCCGCGCTCCTCGCTCGCTTCTATGCGGAGGTCTTCGACCTCACCCCATTGCCCAGGGATCCGGACGATCCGACCTACAGCCTGACGGACGGGACCGTCACCCTCGTGGTGGCGCCCTGGAAGATCTCCGACTTCGCTGGAACCGGCATCGAGCGCCCGGCGCTTGACCACATTGGCTTTGAAGTGGAGAGCCTCGCGCAGTTCGAGCGTGACCTCGACGCCATGGTTGCGGAGAACCCGGGTCTGGCGCCGTCACCCCTCCACGGATACGCGGAAGGCGAGGTGCGATACGAGCTGTTCGCGCGGTGCCGCCACGGGAGTTTCCATCTCGCGGATCCGGACGGCGTGCTCATCGACGTGAGCGAACGCTCAGATCTACCGCACGCTCGTTGA
- a CDS encoding cupin domain-containing protein, whose translation MAEGGAQSQQPNPRDQMIERQMFRNKGWQVASIVENAVTERNAFVPLTQQDESAVILNCYQPGQADEMHCHPGEEHTFLVWQGKLHLTGVESGEDLVLGPGQFVHIDAGYYYRLHNPGPDPAVYCQFRTLPARPPKRRIVFFRESARGKRAAAAEAAAEKRG comes from the coding sequence ATGGCCGAAGGTGGAGCACAGTCGCAGCAGCCCAACCCCCGTGATCAAATGATCGAACGTCAGATGTTTCGCAACAAGGGATGGCAGGTCGCCAGCATCGTCGAAAACGCTGTCACGGAGCGAAATGCCTTTGTCCCCCTCACCCAGCAGGATGAGTCCGCGGTGATCCTGAACTGCTATCAGCCCGGCCAGGCGGACGAAATGCACTGCCACCCCGGGGAAGAGCACACGTTTCTGGTCTGGCAGGGCAAGCTCCATCTGACAGGCGTGGAGTCAGGCGAGGACCTCGTCCTGGGCCCGGGTCAATTTGTTCACATCGACGCTGGCTACTATTACCGCCTGCACAATCCCGGTCCGGATCCGGCGGTGTACTGCCAGTTTCGAACCCTGCCGGCCCGCCCGCCGAAGCGGAGGATCGTTTTCTTCCGAGAGTCGGCCCGAGGCAAGCGCGCCGCGGCGGCGGAAGCGGCCGCGGAGAAGAGGGGCTAG
- a CDS encoding dual specificity protein phosphatase: MSEFSPVPPIQPVADAAFAEDLPRELRDKSLISRATEEALRFTRKGFARVLEFAPTKLNFSWITDELAVGGAFRRSDIPKLGRIGVSAVVDCRAEACDDEEALRRQGMDFLWLPAPDTHELSQSSLDAGVEWATDQIQRGRRVYVHCLHGVGRGPLLGACVLVSSGYSAVDALQLIKARRWQASPNEEQVEALVTFARRHGAMGRT, encoded by the coding sequence GTGTCCGAGTTTAGCCCCGTCCCGCCGATTCAACCCGTCGCGGACGCGGCGTTCGCCGAAGACCTCCCGCGCGAGCTGCGTGACAAGTCTCTGATCTCACGAGCGACAGAGGAGGCGCTGCGGTTCACGCGAAAGGGCTTCGCGCGGGTCCTGGAGTTCGCGCCGACCAAGCTCAATTTCTCATGGATCACCGACGAGCTAGCGGTCGGTGGCGCTTTTCGGCGGTCGGACATTCCCAAGCTCGGGCGCATCGGGGTCAGCGCGGTCGTCGACTGCCGGGCCGAGGCGTGCGACGACGAGGAGGCGCTTCGTCGCCAAGGGATGGATTTCCTCTGGCTCCCCGCTCCGGATACCCACGAGCTGAGCCAGTCCTCACTGGACGCCGGGGTCGAATGGGCCACCGATCAGATCCAGCGGGGCCGGCGCGTCTACGTTCACTGTTTGCACGGCGTGGGCCGCGGCCCCTTATTGGGCGCCTGTGTTCTCGTCTCGTCGGGATATTCCGCGGTGGATGCGCTTCAGCTCATCAAGGCGCGCCGCTGGCAAGCATCACCCAACGAGGAGCAGGTGGAGGCGCTGGTGACCTTTGCGCGTCGCCACGGCGCGATGGGGCGGACGTAG
- a CDS encoding adenylate/guanylate cyclase domain-containing protein has product MAKPDNRVSYGDSGGTSHAQTLLFARDVARMNALRRAYERLVPVPLDVFAPSLPETRVRESTILFSDIRGFTAIAERLESDPDQLLTVLNEHFRVVVRAVVRCGGTVEKFLGDGLFATFGAWADAPDHSSRALAAAIGVIGANEGLNRRRANEWGFRLEVGVALCSGRVVVGTMGPPERCELGIIGDPVNVAARLAQVAGASEVLLSESAYHAVSDQVSADLLGTRPIRGRVGALSLYRLRFGSTG; this is encoded by the coding sequence GTGGCCAAGCCCGACAACCGCGTGTCGTACGGCGACTCCGGAGGGACGTCGCACGCCCAAACGCTGCTTTTCGCCCGCGATGTCGCGCGGATGAATGCGCTTCGGCGCGCGTACGAGCGGCTGGTCCCCGTTCCGCTGGACGTGTTCGCGCCATCGCTTCCGGAAACGCGCGTTCGCGAGTCGACCATTCTCTTCTCCGATATCCGCGGTTTCACGGCGATCGCGGAACGGCTCGAATCCGACCCAGATCAACTGCTGACCGTCCTGAATGAGCACTTTCGGGTGGTCGTGCGGGCGGTGGTGCGGTGCGGCGGCACCGTGGAGAAGTTCCTCGGAGACGGACTCTTCGCCACCTTCGGCGCGTGGGCTGACGCGCCCGATCACTCATCGCGTGCCCTCGCCGCGGCGATCGGCGTTATTGGCGCCAATGAGGGGCTCAATCGCCGGCGGGCCAACGAGTGGGGGTTCCGCCTCGAGGTTGGCGTGGCGCTGTGCTCCGGCCGCGTCGTCGTTGGGACGATGGGTCCCCCCGAGCGGTGCGAGCTGGGAATCATTGGCGACCCCGTCAACGTGGCGGCGCGCCTCGCACAGGTCGCCGGGGCCAGTGAAGTCCTGCTGTCGGAATCGGCGTACCACGCGGTGTCCGACCAGGTTTCCGCCGATCTCTTGGGAACGCGGCCCATTCGAGGGCGCGTCGGGGCCCTCTCGCTCTATCGGCTGCGGTTTGGGAGCACAGGGTGA
- a CDS encoding gamma-glutamyl-gamma-aminobutyrate hydrolase family protein, with the protein MLPRIGMVCSTLVAEDRPPRFVINQAYSRAIAAAGGVPLLMPALADDQPLRGLFDAIDGLLLPGGADLQPSTYGESPHPLLGAVDPPLDDAELRLARWALEEEKPVLGICRGQQCLNVAAGGGLIQDIASQVPSALVHRVEPRSAIAHSVRVVEPESRLGEILGPGELPVNSLHHQAVGAIAPGFEVVAVASDGVVEGIERPGHPFALAVQFHPEELVPGHAASERLLRRFVLAAAARAS; encoded by the coding sequence GTGCTGCCCCGAATCGGGATGGTCTGCAGTACCCTGGTGGCCGAGGATCGACCGCCAAGATTCGTGATCAACCAGGCCTATAGCCGAGCGATTGCCGCCGCTGGGGGCGTACCGCTCCTCATGCCGGCCCTCGCCGACGACCAGCCGCTGCGCGGGCTGTTCGACGCCATCGACGGGCTGCTCCTGCCCGGCGGGGCCGATCTGCAGCCATCGACCTATGGCGAATCGCCCCACCCGCTGCTCGGGGCCGTCGATCCGCCCCTCGACGACGCGGAGCTGCGCCTCGCGCGGTGGGCTCTCGAAGAAGAGAAGCCCGTCCTCGGCATCTGCCGCGGACAGCAGTGCCTGAACGTGGCGGCGGGCGGCGGGTTGATTCAGGACATTGCCAGCCAGGTCCCGAGCGCCCTCGTCCATCGAGTTGAGCCACGGTCGGCCATTGCGCATTCGGTCCGCGTTGTGGAGCCGGAATCGCGGCTGGGAGAGATCCTCGGACCTGGCGAGCTTCCCGTCAACAGCCTCCACCACCAGGCCGTCGGCGCGATAGCGCCGGGCTTCGAGGTCGTGGCCGTCGCGTCGGATGGCGTGGTCGAGGGGATCGAGCGGCCGGGCCACCCCTTTGCCCTGGCCGTTCAATTCCATCCGGAGGAGCTGGTGCCCGGCCACGCGGCCAGCGAGCGACTCCTGCGGCGGTTCGTGTTAGCCGCGGCCGCGCGGGCCAGCTGA